Proteins encoded within one genomic window of Candidatus Pseudothioglobus singularis PS1:
- the miaB gene encoding tRNA (N6-isopentenyl adenosine(37)-C2)-methylthiotransferase MiaB — MTISKLHIRTFGCQMNEYDSNKMSDVLKASHDLDLTEDISEADVLLINTCSIREKAEDKLFHQLGRWRKLKEKNPNLVIGVGGCVASQEGDLILKRAPYVDMIFGPQTLHRLPNMLNEALNENEISIDISFPEIEKFDHLPEPHSDGASAFVSIMEGCSKYCTFCVVPYTRGEEISRPFNDVIQEVETLANQGVKEVNLLGQNVNSYRGLMDDGEIADLALLIAIVAQITGIERIRYTTSHPVEFSNRLIDAYAEVPELVSHLHLPVQSGSDKILGLMKRGHTAIEYKSKIRNLKKIRPDISISSDFIIGFPGETEKDFNDTLSLIAEIGFDKSFSFIYSKRPGTIASSMPDDVSSEIKKQRLAIIQDRLNANTEEISKSMIGSLQQVLVEGASKKGGTLSARTENMRTAHFTGSSDLIGKIVTVKILDGIGNSLQASLVKKSEP; from the coding sequence ATGACCATCTCCAAGCTTCATATTCGCACTTTTGGGTGCCAAATGAATGAGTACGATTCTAATAAAATGAGTGACGTCCTTAAAGCATCCCATGACTTAGATCTAACTGAAGATATTAGCGAAGCTGACGTTTTATTAATAAACACCTGCTCTATTCGCGAAAAAGCTGAAGATAAGCTATTTCACCAATTAGGTCGCTGGAGAAAACTGAAAGAAAAAAATCCAAACTTAGTGATTGGAGTCGGTGGCTGTGTTGCTTCTCAAGAAGGTGATCTCATTCTCAAAAGAGCTCCATACGTTGATATGATATTTGGACCTCAAACTCTTCATCGACTTCCAAACATGCTGAATGAAGCACTCAATGAAAATGAAATAAGTATTGATATTTCTTTCCCTGAAATTGAAAAATTTGACCACTTGCCTGAGCCTCACAGTGATGGCGCTTCTGCTTTTGTTTCGATCATGGAAGGATGCAGCAAATACTGCACATTTTGTGTCGTCCCCTACACAAGAGGTGAAGAAATATCTAGGCCATTCAATGATGTAATTCAAGAAGTCGAAACACTAGCGAATCAGGGTGTTAAAGAAGTGAATCTTTTAGGGCAAAATGTGAACTCCTATAGAGGCTTAATGGATGATGGAGAAATTGCTGATTTAGCTCTTTTAATTGCAATCGTTGCCCAAATTACTGGCATCGAGCGAATAAGATATACTACGTCACACCCTGTAGAGTTCAGTAATCGATTGATTGATGCATACGCCGAAGTGCCAGAACTGGTCTCTCACCTTCACCTTCCAGTCCAAAGTGGCTCAGACAAAATACTAGGGCTAATGAAAAGGGGGCACACTGCAATTGAGTATAAATCTAAGATAAGAAATTTAAAGAAGATTAGGCCTGATATATCTATTTCTTCAGATTTTATTATCGGCTTTCCTGGTGAAACAGAAAAGGACTTTAACGATACTCTAAGCTTAATTGCTGAAATTGGCTTTGATAAATCTTTCAGTTTTATCTACTCTAAAAGACCTGGCACTATAGCCTCAAGTATGCCAGATGATGTAAGCTCAGAAATAAAAAAACAAAGACTTGCAATTATTCAAGATAGGCTGAATGCTAACACTGAAGAGATTTCTAAATCCATGATTGGGAGTCTTCAACAAGTTTTAGTTGAAGGTGCTTCAAAAAAAGGTGGGACCTTATCCGCTAGAACTGAAAATATGAGAACTGCTCACTTTACTGGAAGCAGTGATCTCATTGGAAAGATAGTAACAGTCAAGATTCTCGATGGAATTGGGAACTCTCTTCAGGCTAGTTTAGTAAAAAAATCAGAGCCTTAG
- a CDS encoding mechanosensitive ion channel family protein: MNDFIQNISPIQTIAVLLVITIITHVVLGSILKQITKHSGSTKTQIDDYLIGAISAPLKLLIWYGWLYFSLKELTSEIQSLNDIVGYIAIAPVFILTWGILRLISSVENYLLESEGSVDKDSIRLFTRLVKILFVFAIILGVAQFYGYAVSSILTLGGVGGIVVGFAAKDMLANVFGGLMIQMDKPFSTGDWIRTTDKSIEGVVEKIGWRMTRIRTFTKNPVYVPNSIFATIPIETPSRMTNRQIHEVIGIRYDDIAQMESIIKKVEELLTNSANIDNDLPCRVNFDLFNASSLDFVIWASSSLTDAGEFKKFKGKLLLDIAHIIADHGAEIAYPTQTLHIQKA, from the coding sequence ATGAACGACTTTATCCAAAATATAAGCCCAATTCAAACCATTGCAGTTCTTCTGGTCATTACGATTATTACGCATGTTGTTTTAGGTAGTATTTTAAAACAAATTACCAAACACTCTGGGAGCACCAAAACCCAAATCGATGATTATTTAATTGGTGCTATTTCAGCGCCACTTAAACTTCTCATTTGGTATGGCTGGCTATATTTTTCTCTAAAAGAGTTAACATCTGAGATTCAATCATTAAATGATATTGTCGGCTATATCGCTATTGCACCAGTATTTATTTTAACTTGGGGAATCTTAAGATTAATCTCAAGCGTTGAAAACTATCTTTTAGAATCTGAAGGCAGTGTTGATAAAGACTCTATTCGACTCTTTACGCGCTTAGTTAAGATTCTTTTTGTATTTGCTATCATCCTTGGCGTTGCTCAATTTTATGGTTATGCGGTCTCTTCCATTCTTACCCTGGGTGGTGTTGGTGGAATCGTTGTTGGCTTTGCAGCAAAAGATATGCTTGCGAATGTTTTTGGTGGCCTCATGATTCAAATGGACAAGCCATTCTCAACTGGTGACTGGATTCGAACAACTGACAAAAGTATCGAAGGCGTTGTAGAGAAAATTGGCTGGAGGATGACACGAATTAGAACGTTCACTAAAAATCCGGTCTACGTTCCAAACTCGATCTTTGCCACAATCCCAATTGAAACTCCATCGAGGATGACCAATAGACAAATACATGAAGTTATTGGAATTAGATATGATGACATTGCACAAATGGAGAGTATCATCAAAAAAGTAGAAGAGCTATTAACGAATAGCGCAAACATTGATAATGACCTACCTTGTCGAGTTAATTTTGATTTATTTAATGCGTCATCACTAGACTTTGTTATTTGGGCATCCAGCTCTCTTACAGATGCAGGCGAATTTAAGAAATTTAAAGGAAAGTTACTCCTTGATATAGCTCACATCATTGCTGATCATGGTGCTGAGATTGCATACCCCACTCAAACTTTACACATTCAGAAAGCATAA
- a CDS encoding murein hydrolase activator EnvC family protein encodes MNTKLINLLLLIFLSGCLTNQPGQVTVEEKSFNVIDVKSSKTSSKSSKKNIKKDWSLPVDSSILKNYSEKDGHFGLTYNNSSGQEVRAVRKGEVVYSGDRMASYGKMIIIKHSYGFYSIYNQNQELLVIEGDTIEKGQLIALTGDKPFYFEMKKYEEPINPLKYL; translated from the coding sequence ATGAATACTAAACTAATAAATCTTCTCTTATTAATTTTTCTATCAGGCTGCCTAACGAACCAGCCTGGGCAAGTTACTGTTGAAGAAAAATCATTCAACGTAATTGATGTAAAAAGCTCAAAAACTTCATCCAAATCAAGCAAAAAAAATATTAAAAAGGACTGGTCATTGCCAGTTGACTCATCAATTCTTAAAAACTATTCAGAAAAGGACGGTCATTTTGGTCTGACTTATAATAATAGCTCAGGCCAAGAGGTAAGGGCAGTAAGAAAAGGTGAAGTGGTATACAGTGGAGACAGGATGGCGAGTTATGGAAAGATGATCATAATTAAACACTCTTATGGTTTTTATAGCATCTACAACCAAAATCAAGAGCTGCTTGTGATTGAGGGTGACACAATTGAAAAGGGTCAGTTAATTGCATTAACTGGTGACAAACCTTTTTATTTCGAAATGAAAAAATACGAAGAACCTATTAATCCATTAAAATACCTCTGA
- a CDS encoding YqaA family protein, protein MRPFHSIYNKVLVWSSSRFAILWLSIISFLESIILPLPLQDLLLASMSLRNRSKAFYFAAICTFSSVLGAILGYFIGVQAENYILPILVNLGYESKFNTAQIYFQTYGIYIILIAGFSPIPYKVFTIAAGMMSMALFPFIVFSLIARGARYFLISFLVRKFGKMADAWLNKYIDWLGYFLIIAIALFLWYEY, encoded by the coding sequence ATGAGGCCTTTTCACTCAATTTATAATAAAGTCTTAGTTTGGTCATCCAGTAGGTTTGCCATTTTATGGCTATCTATCATAAGCTTTTTAGAGTCCATCATTCTTCCACTGCCACTTCAAGATTTATTGTTGGCATCAATGTCCTTGAGAAATAGGTCAAAGGCATTCTATTTTGCCGCTATTTGTACTTTTTCCTCTGTTTTGGGTGCAATTTTAGGTTACTTCATTGGAGTACAAGCTGAAAATTATATTTTGCCTATATTGGTTAATTTAGGTTACGAGTCAAAGTTCAATACTGCACAAATTTACTTCCAAACTTACGGCATTTATATAATCCTCATTGCAGGTTTTAGTCCAATCCCTTATAAAGTTTTTACAATTGCGGCTGGAATGATGTCGATGGCTTTATTTCCCTTTATCGTATTTTCTTTAATTGCTAGAGGTGCGAGATACTTTTTAATTTCTTTTCTAGTAAGAAAATTTGGAAAAATGGCTGATGCGTGGTTAAATAAGTATATCGACTGGCTAGGGTATTTTCTGATTATCGCTATTGCTTTATTTCTATGGTATGAATACTAA
- the glyQ gene encoding glycine--tRNA ligase subunit alpha, with protein MSNLDLDTSKSFQNLILKLQSYWAEKGCAITQPFDMEVGAGTFHPATFLRSIGPEPWKVAYVQPSRRPGDGRYGENPNRLQHYYQFQVLLKPSPDDIQDLYLDSLTAIGIDLKMHDVRFVEDNWESPTLGAWGLGWEVWLNGMEVSQFTYFQQVGGLSCKPISGELTYGLERLAMYLQGVDSVYDLIWTEGLTYGDVFHQNEVEQSKYNFDIADTEVLFRQFDEAEAMNLKLIEENLPFPAYEQTMKASHIFNLLDARKAISVTDRARFIRRVRSMSQKVAKEYYDSRERLGFPMLKK; from the coding sequence ATGTCTAACTTAGACCTCGACACAAGCAAATCATTTCAGAATTTAATCCTCAAGTTGCAGAGTTATTGGGCTGAAAAAGGCTGCGCAATTACTCAGCCATTTGATATGGAGGTTGGTGCAGGAACTTTTCATCCTGCAACCTTTCTAAGGTCAATAGGACCCGAGCCCTGGAAAGTAGCTTATGTTCAGCCCTCAAGAAGACCCGGAGATGGTCGTTATGGTGAAAACCCTAATCGTCTTCAACACTATTATCAATTCCAAGTTTTATTAAAGCCGTCGCCTGATGATATTCAAGACTTATACCTCGACTCACTCACAGCAATCGGCATTGATTTAAAAATGCATGATGTTAGATTTGTAGAGGACAACTGGGAATCGCCCACACTAGGGGCCTGGGGTCTTGGATGGGAAGTCTGGCTAAATGGAATGGAAGTCAGTCAGTTTACTTACTTCCAGCAAGTAGGTGGACTCTCATGCAAACCTATTTCAGGAGAGCTGACTTATGGTCTTGAGAGGCTAGCAATGTATTTGCAAGGCGTTGATAGCGTTTATGATCTAATTTGGACAGAGGGGCTTACCTATGGTGATGTATTTCATCAAAATGAAGTTGAGCAATCAAAATATAACTTTGATATTGCAGATACTGAAGTTCTTTTCAGGCAGTTTGATGAAGCCGAGGCTATGAATTTAAAACTTATTGAGGAAAATCTTCCTTTCCCTGCATACGAACAAACTATGAAGGCGTCTCACATTTTTAATCTTCTTGATGCAAGAAAAGCAATCAGTGTAACTGACAGAGCAAGATTCATTCGAAGAGTAAGATCTATGAGTCAAAAGGTTGCAAAGGAATATTATGACTCAAGAGAAAGACTAGGCTTTCCAATGCTAAAAAAATAG
- the ahcY gene encoding adenosylhomocysteinase: MSDSTIDNSGFKVADLNLDYKVADINLSDFGRKEIELAEAEMPALMALREKYSKEQPLQGARIMGCIHMTIQTAVLMETLIDLGAEIRWSSCNIFSTQDHAASAMAARNIPVFAWKGETEEEFLWCIEQTILHNGKPWDANMILDDGGDLTGMVHDKYPEMLDKIHGISEETTTGVHRLLEMIESGELKVPAINVNDAVTKAKNDNKYGCRHSLNDAIKRGTDMLMSGKKALLIGYGDVGKGSAMSLRQEGMIVKISEIDPICAFQACMDGFEVVSPYIDGINTGSVDCINKDLLANTDLIVTTTGNTNVCDASMLQYLKAGSVVCNIGHFDNEIDTAYMRKNWKWDEVKAQVHRIYRSDDKNDYLILLSEGRLVNLGNATGHPSRIMDGSFANQVLAQMHLYSNKFADLPKDQKPANVSVELLPKKLDEEVAAGMVGGFGGVMTVLTDTQAKYINTPKEGPFKPEAYKY; this comes from the coding sequence ATGAGCGATTCTACAATAGATAATAGTGGCTTTAAAGTAGCCGATCTAAACCTTGACTACAAAGTAGCTGATATTAATTTATCAGATTTTGGTCGTAAAGAAATTGAGCTTGCAGAAGCTGAAATGCCTGCATTAATGGCTCTTAGAGAAAAGTACAGCAAAGAGCAGCCTCTTCAAGGCGCAAGAATTATGGGCTGTATTCATATGACAATCCAAACTGCGGTCCTAATGGAAACATTAATTGATCTTGGAGCTGAAATTCGTTGGTCATCTTGCAATATTTTTTCGACACAGGATCATGCTGCTTCTGCTATGGCAGCAAGAAATATTCCTGTATTTGCCTGGAAAGGTGAGACTGAAGAAGAGTTCTTGTGGTGCATTGAGCAGACTATTCTTCATAACGGTAAGCCATGGGATGCCAACATGATTCTTGATGATGGCGGTGATCTAACGGGCATGGTCCATGATAAGTATCCAGAAATGCTTGATAAAATTCATGGTATCAGTGAAGAAACAACGACTGGTGTTCATCGCCTTTTAGAGATGATTGAGAGTGGTGAACTTAAAGTTCCTGCTATCAATGTAAACGATGCTGTTACTAAGGCAAAAAATGATAACAAGTATGGTTGTAGGCACTCTCTTAATGATGCTATTAAGCGAGGTACGGATATGCTTATGTCAGGCAAGAAGGCCTTATTGATTGGTTATGGCGATGTTGGTAAAGGATCTGCCATGTCACTTCGTCAAGAAGGAATGATTGTTAAAATTTCTGAAATTGATCCTATATGTGCTTTCCAGGCGTGCATGGATGGCTTTGAAGTGGTTTCACCTTATATTGATGGAATCAATACTGGTTCTGTAGATTGTATCAATAAAGATTTACTAGCCAACACTGATTTAATTGTCACAACGACTGGAAATACTAATGTTTGTGATGCTTCAATGCTTCAATACCTCAAAGCAGGCTCTGTAGTGTGTAATATTGGTCACTTTGATAATGAAATTGATACAGCATACATGCGTAAAAATTGGAAATGGGATGAAGTGAAAGCGCAAGTTCATCGCATCTATCGCTCTGATGATAAAAATGATTACTTAATTCTTCTTTCAGAAGGTCGTTTAGTTAATTTAGGAAATGCAACTGGACACCCTTCTAGAATTATGGATGGCTCATTTGCAAACCAAGTTTTAGCACAAATGCATCTTTATAGTAATAAATTTGCTGACTTACCAAAAGACCAGAAACCTGCTAATGTTTCTGTCGAGCTTCTCCCTAAGAAACTTGACGAAGAAGTAGCGGCTGGAATGGTAGGTGGCTTCGGTGGTGTTATGACTGTCTTAACGGATACGCAAGCAAAATACATCAATACGCCTAAGGAAGGCCCTTTTAAACCAGAGGCCTATAAGTACTAA
- the metK gene encoding methionine adenosyltransferase, protein MIFTSESVSAGHPDKVCDQISDAILDAALNQDPNSRVAVETLVKDNQVVLAGEITTDANIDYESIVRKTILGIGYNQEEYGFNGETCSVMNLLGRQSQDISMGVTESDSHEQGAGDQGLMFGYAENSTEELMPAPIMLSHQLVRQQADLMLDDSIPWLRPDAKSQVSCIYEGNQIVGIDAVVLSTQHDGDISLEELRESVLENIIKPILPEKWLTSETQYHINPTGNFEIGGPVGDAGLTGRKIIVDTYGGMARHGGGAFSGKDPSKVDRSAAYATRYVAKNIVAAGIAKRCEIQVSYAIGVAEPTSISVDTFGTGELPNHEIVALIREHFDLRPKGLIAMLDLKRPIYQQTASYGHFGRKEDSISWEKTDRADLLK, encoded by the coding sequence ATGATATTTACTTCTGAATCTGTTTCTGCTGGCCACCCCGATAAAGTATGTGACCAAATTTCTGATGCCATTCTTGATGCTGCACTTAATCAAGATCCTAACTCTAGAGTTGCTGTAGAGACACTTGTCAAAGACAATCAAGTCGTTTTAGCTGGAGAAATTACAACTGATGCTAATATAGATTATGAATCTATAGTCAGAAAAACAATTCTTGGAATTGGTTATAACCAAGAAGAGTATGGATTCAATGGTGAAACATGTTCAGTTATGAATTTGCTTGGCAGGCAGTCTCAAGATATTTCAATGGGTGTCACCGAAAGTGATAGTCATGAGCAAGGCGCAGGTGACCAAGGCCTTATGTTTGGTTATGCAGAAAATTCAACAGAAGAGCTAATGCCAGCCCCCATTATGCTGTCACATCAATTAGTCAGGCAGCAAGCAGATTTAATGCTAGATGACTCGATACCTTGGCTTCGTCCAGACGCTAAATCTCAAGTCTCTTGCATCTATGAGGGTAATCAAATTGTAGGTATTGACGCTGTAGTTTTATCTACTCAGCACGATGGAGACATCTCACTTGAGGAGCTTAGAGAGAGTGTTTTAGAAAATATTATTAAGCCAATCCTTCCTGAAAAGTGGCTTACAAGCGAGACGCAATATCACATAAACCCAACAGGAAATTTTGAAATTGGAGGTCCGGTTGGTGATGCTGGACTAACTGGAAGAAAAATTATAGTTGACACATATGGCGGCATGGCTAGACATGGCGGTGGTGCTTTTTCAGGCAAAGATCCTTCAAAAGTAGATAGAAGTGCTGCCTATGCTACACGTTATGTTGCTAAAAATATTGTTGCAGCTGGCATCGCTAAGCGCTGTGAAATTCAAGTTTCGTATGCAATTGGAGTTGCTGAACCAACGAGTATAAGCGTTGACACATTTGGAACTGGAGAGCTACCAAATCATGAAATTGTTGCTCTTATCAGAGAGCATTTTGATCTTCGCCCTAAAGGTTTAATTGCAATGCTAGATTTAAAACGTCCAATTTATCAGCAGACTGCGAGTTATGGTCACTTTGGGAGAAAAGAAGACTCAATTAGCTGGGAGAAGACTGATAGAGCAGATTTACTAAAATAG
- the ccmB gene encoding heme exporter protein CcmB has protein sequence MTRDLKMALRNPSSFLNPLMFFVISISLFPIAISPEAQTLSSIAPGIIWVITMLSVLLSLNSLFHYDYDSGVLEQMVISHHSLPLILLAKTLAHWMLSGLPIIILSPFLGMALFINTEGIYILLLTLIIATPCLSLIGSIGASLVVGIKNSGMLLSLLILPLYIPILIFATSVVSQSQSNLPIDGQLYFLGFILILSLLITPFLSALSLKISLE, from the coding sequence ATGACAAGGGATCTTAAAATGGCCTTGAGAAATCCGTCAAGTTTCTTGAACCCTCTTATGTTTTTTGTAATCTCAATCTCTTTATTTCCGATTGCAATTAGTCCAGAAGCGCAAACTTTATCAAGCATTGCACCTGGAATAATTTGGGTTATAACAATGCTTTCAGTTCTATTATCTCTCAATTCATTATTTCACTATGACTATGATAGTGGGGTCCTAGAGCAAATGGTTATTTCTCACCACTCATTGCCTTTAATCTTACTGGCTAAAACTTTAGCTCATTGGATGCTTTCAGGGCTTCCAATAATCATTTTGTCTCCTTTTCTTGGAATGGCACTTTTTATAAATACTGAAGGGATCTATATTCTCCTTTTGACTTTAATTATAGCTACGCCATGTCTAAGTCTGATTGGCTCAATTGGAGCCTCCCTGGTTGTTGGCATTAAAAACTCAGGAATGCTTTTATCTCTATTAATTCTCCCCCTTTACATACCGATCTTGATTTTTGCAACAAGCGTAGTATCTCAATCTCAATCTAATCTTCCAATTGATGGTCAGTTATATTTTCTAGGATTTATCTTAATTCTAAGCTTACTTATAACTCCTTTTTTAAGTGCACTTTCATTAAAAATAAGTCTCGAATAG
- the ccmA gene encoding cytochrome c biogenesis heme-transporting ATPase CcmA — translation MLKLIVNNLSCQRGYKLLFENLSFELNSGEVLKVSGPNGSGKTSLMKILAGLSSFETGSIDYDDTKINSERYNLDFLYIGHLAALSPELSCLENLKYTMRLGNDNLDLDFSDALKKVGLEKFENELVGKLSAGQKKRIALSVLFITQSKVWLLDEPFSALDSKAIKIIETRVEDHCNSGGICILTTHQECNIKNMKEISL, via the coding sequence ATGTTAAAACTAATAGTAAATAACTTAAGCTGCCAAAGGGGCTACAAACTCCTCTTTGAAAATTTATCGTTTGAGTTAAATTCTGGAGAAGTATTAAAAGTCTCTGGTCCAAATGGTTCAGGCAAGACCTCATTAATGAAAATACTTGCCGGTCTTAGTTCATTTGAGACAGGCTCAATTGATTATGATGACACTAAAATTAATAGTGAGAGATACAATCTTGATTTTCTTTATATAGGTCATTTGGCCGCTCTTAGTCCAGAGTTAAGCTGTTTAGAAAATTTAAAGTATACAATGCGCCTCGGAAATGATAATCTTGATTTAGATTTTTCTGATGCCCTTAAAAAGGTTGGCTTAGAAAAATTTGAAAATGAGCTTGTAGGCAAACTGTCAGCTGGTCAGAAAAAAAGAATCGCACTTTCTGTTTTATTCATTACTCAATCCAAAGTATGGCTTTTAGATGAGCCTTTTTCAGCACTTGACTCAAAGGCAATCAAAATAATTGAAACTAGAGTTGAGGATCATTGCAACTCTGGTGGCATCTGCATCCTAACTACGCACCAGGAGTGTAATATTAAAAACATGAAGGAGATTTCTCTTTGA
- a CDS encoding outer membrane protein assembly factor BamE has product MKKLTFILLIALMASGCSNSLPKTPELPKMPKLSMPELPKMPKLSLPSWAKPKMPSIDVYKPTIMQGSVLDMNEVNKLQLGMSKESVMNLIGSPSIIDPFHQYQWDYINHSSIEGEIEIQYRLRLIFKDNLLTEIDKSGLESLSNDK; this is encoded by the coding sequence ATGAAGAAATTAACTTTTATTTTGCTTATTGCTTTAATGGCTTCTGGTTGTTCTAATTCTCTTCCAAAAACCCCTGAACTTCCAAAGATGCCTAAGTTATCTATGCCAGAGCTTCCAAAGATGCCTAAGCTTTCGTTGCCTAGCTGGGCAAAGCCAAAAATGCCTTCAATTGATGTCTATAAGCCAACCATTATGCAGGGTTCAGTTTTAGATATGAATGAAGTCAATAAGCTTCAGTTAGGAATGTCGAAAGAGAGTGTCATGAATTTAATTGGCTCGCCTAGTATTATTGACCCATTTCACCAATATCAATGGGACTATATCAATCATTCTTCGATTGAAGGAGAAATTGAAATACAGTACCGCTTAAGATTGATTTTTAAAGACAACCTTTTGACTGAAATTGATAAAAGTGGACTGGAAAGCTTATCAAACGATAAGTAA
- the fur gene encoding ferric iron uptake transcriptional regulator: MDAEDLKSAGLKVTLPRLKILEVLEKSPNHHLSAEDIYRVLIDQHEEVGVATIYRVLSQFEESGIVQKLNFENNQAVYELCGLEHHDHLVCVKCNKIIEFQDDVIEQHQIQIARKHGFELTDHSLYLYGLCKDCH; this comes from the coding sequence ATGGATGCTGAAGATTTAAAAAGTGCTGGTCTAAAAGTTACCCTGCCAAGACTGAAAATTTTAGAGGTCTTAGAGAAGTCTCCAAATCATCACCTCAGTGCTGAGGACATATACAGAGTTCTCATTGATCAGCATGAAGAGGTGGGCGTTGCAACAATTTACCGTGTTTTGTCACAATTTGAAGAATCAGGGATCGTGCAGAAACTTAATTTCGAGAACAACCAGGCGGTTTATGAATTGTGCGGCTTAGAACACCATGATCATTTAGTTTGCGTGAAGTGTAATAAAATTATAGAGTTTCAAGATGATGTTATTGAGCAACACCAAATTCAGATTGCAAGAAAACACGGCTTTGAGTTGACTGATCATTCTCTTTACCTTTATGGCTTGTGTAAGGACTGTCACTAA
- a CDS encoding metal ABC transporter permease: protein MDDFIYRAIVAAIGVSVIAGSLGCFVIWKRLSYFSDSISHSALLGVALGLVTGLGINFGLVFIGGLFATLIVILQQKEFWSSDAVLGIFSHISLSLGIVVLGIIGNQNTDYFSYLFGDILSITTSDIYWIFSVAVIVISILIMNWKKLLLLTLNEELAKAEGINKMFYDLLFMFLIALAVSVSVQIVGVLLITSLLIIPPAIARVFSNSPLAMIVTSMIVSISSVLMGLYFSIDFDLATGPTIVITLGVLFFIAQFFPKRI, encoded by the coding sequence ATGGACGATTTTATTTATAGAGCTATAGTTGCAGCGATAGGTGTTTCGGTCATTGCTGGGTCTTTAGGCTGTTTCGTTATATGGAAGAGGCTCTCATATTTTTCTGATTCAATCTCCCACAGTGCTCTATTGGGTGTTGCTTTGGGTCTGGTAACGGGACTAGGTATTAACTTTGGTTTAGTTTTTATTGGTGGTCTGTTTGCAACACTAATCGTGATATTACAACAAAAAGAGTTTTGGTCAAGTGACGCTGTTCTGGGGATTTTCTCTCATATTTCACTATCGCTGGGAATTGTGGTTTTGGGGATCATTGGAAATCAAAATACTGATTATTTTTCTTATCTATTTGGCGATATTTTATCTATAACAACAAGTGATATATATTGGATATTCTCTGTTGCAGTGATCGTCATTTCAATCTTAATAATGAACTGGAAAAAATTATTATTACTTACACTTAATGAAGAGCTTGCTAAGGCAGAAGGTATTAATAAGATGTTTTATGACCTTCTATTTATGTTTTTAATAGCTTTGGCGGTTTCAGTTTCAGTCCAAATCGTTGGGGTGTTGCTTATCACATCACTATTGATCATTCCACCTGCTATTGCTAGAGTCTTTTCAAATTCACCCCTTGCAATGATAGTAACGTCCATGATTGTATCCATTTCTTCAGTTCTGATGGGACTGTATTTTTCGATTGATTTTGATTTGGCAACAGGACCTACAATTGTAATAACGTTAGGCGTACTTTTTTTTATTGCTCAGTTTTTTCCAAAAAGAATTTAA